A single genomic interval of Romboutsia ilealis harbors:
- the polA gene encoding DNA polymerase I — protein sequence MDKTLVIIDGNSIINRAFYALPEMSNKEGLKTNAIYGFTNMLLKIIDTYNPTHISVAFDRKAPTFRHIEFKEYKAGRKKMPDELREQFEPLKNLLDKFNIHRLEIDGYEADDIIGTVSKIAEDNGFKVYIVTGDKDAIQLASNKTTTLITKKGVGEVEEYDYDSVIEKYEMTPTQFIDLKGLMGDKSDNIPGVPGIGEKTGIKLIKEFSSIEGIFDNIESIKGSTKKKLEENKELAIMSKKLATIIRNVPVEFKLEELEYGNYNTDDVLEIFKYLGFTSLIPRLGNLDENRESVNEVNLEVSKLEDIDEFINKIKENNELIIKTVTREGNILDKRIMYIFLSFDGKKVYYIEENDIHKLESIFTSNEIKKLGYNLKDDYIAFRPYGIKLENIYFDITIAEYLIDSMSSTSYECSAIAMKYLTKKVKTKEELLGKGVKAKKYQDLDFEELSIHISQIIDTVKNVMPVMEENLKESDMDGLLYHVEMPLVEVLADMEYEGMKVDKEKLNELGLQFKEIIKKLESEIYEISGEEFNINSPKQLGVILFEKLGLPVIKKTKTGYSTNAEVLDKLKDQSPIIDKITEYRQIVKLNSTYVEGLLSIINPIDGRIHSSFNQTITTTGRISSTEPNLQNIPVKLEMGRNIRKVFISDKGCKLVDADYSQVELRVLAHMSQDETMIDAFKHNEDIHTKTASQVFNVSMDEVTSKQRSDAKAVNFGIVYGKSDFGLSEDLHIPVKQAKEYIENYFNKYNKIKEFMDNIIDNASDSGYVTTILNRRRYIPEIKSSNFMLRNAGKRAAMNAPIQGSAADIIKIAMINVYKKLEKNNLKSKLILQVHDELIVEAIDSEIEIVKKIVKDEMENAVCLDVNLDVDLNIGDSWYDTK from the coding sequence TTGGATAAAACGTTAGTTATAATAGATGGAAATTCGATAATAAATAGAGCATTTTATGCTTTACCAGAAATGAGTAATAAAGAAGGATTAAAAACTAATGCAATATATGGTTTTACTAATATGCTTCTTAAAATAATAGATACATATAATCCTACACACATAAGTGTTGCTTTTGATAGAAAAGCGCCCACATTTAGGCATATAGAATTTAAGGAATATAAAGCAGGAAGAAAGAAAATGCCTGATGAATTAAGAGAGCAGTTTGAACCGTTAAAAAATCTATTAGATAAGTTTAATATACATAGGTTGGAAATTGATGGATACGAAGCAGATGATATAATAGGTACAGTTTCTAAAATAGCAGAAGATAATGGATTTAAAGTATATATAGTTACAGGAGATAAAGATGCTATACAACTTGCATCCAATAAAACAACAACTTTAATAACTAAAAAGGGAGTAGGGGAAGTTGAAGAATATGATTATGATTCAGTTATTGAAAAATATGAAATGACGCCGACTCAGTTTATAGATTTAAAAGGTCTTATGGGAGACAAATCAGATAATATACCAGGTGTTCCAGGAATAGGAGAAAAAACAGGTATAAAGCTTATAAAAGAGTTTTCTAGTATAGAAGGTATATTTGATAATATAGAAAGTATAAAAGGAAGTACAAAAAAGAAGCTAGAAGAAAATAAAGAACTAGCAATAATGAGTAAAAAATTAGCTACTATTATAAGAAATGTTCCTGTAGAATTTAAGCTAGAAGAGTTAGAGTATGGAAATTATAATACAGATGATGTTTTAGAGATATTTAAATATTTAGGATTTACAAGTTTAATTCCAAGGCTGGGAAATTTAGATGAGAACAGAGAATCAGTTAATGAAGTTAATTTAGAAGTATCAAAGCTAGAGGATATAGATGAATTTATAAATAAGATAAAAGAAAATAATGAATTAATAATAAAGACAGTAACAAGAGAAGGTAACATATTAGATAAAAGGATAATGTATATATTTTTAAGTTTTGATGGTAAAAAAGTATATTATATAGAAGAAAATGATATACATAAGCTAGAATCAATATTTACAAGTAATGAAATAAAGAAATTAGGATATAATCTAAAAGATGACTATATAGCGTTTAGACCATATGGAATAAAATTAGAAAATATATATTTTGATATAACAATTGCGGAGTATTTAATTGATTCAATGTCATCTACATCATATGAATGTAGTGCAATAGCTATGAAATACTTAACTAAAAAGGTAAAAACAAAGGAAGAATTATTAGGTAAAGGTGTAAAAGCTAAAAAATATCAGGATTTAGATTTTGAAGAACTAAGTATACATATATCGCAGATAATTGATACTGTAAAAAATGTTATGCCAGTAATGGAAGAAAACTTAAAAGAAAGTGATATGGATGGATTACTGTATCATGTAGAAATGCCTTTAGTTGAAGTATTAGCAGATATGGAGTATGAAGGAATGAAGGTAGATAAAGAAAAACTAAATGAATTAGGTTTACAATTTAAAGAAATAATAAAAAAACTTGAAAGTGAAATATATGAAATATCTGGAGAAGAATTTAATATAAACTCTCCTAAACAGTTAGGAGTAATATTATTCGAAAAATTAGGTCTTCCAGTAATTAAGAAGACTAAGACAGGGTACTCAACTAATGCAGAAGTATTGGACAAACTAAAAGACCAAAGTCCTATAATTGATAAAATTACAGAGTATAGACAAATAGTAAAACTAAATTCAACTTATGTAGAAGGATTATTATCTATAATAAATCCTATAGATGGAAGAATACATTCATCATTTAATCAAACGATAACGACAACAGGACGAATTTCTTCAACGGAACCTAATCTACAAAATATACCTGTTAAGCTTGAGATGGGAAGAAATATAAGAAAAGTATTTATATCAGATAAAGGATGTAAACTTGTAGATGCTGATTATTCTCAAGTGGAACTTAGAGTACTTGCTCATATGAGTCAAGATGAGACTATGATAGATGCATTTAAGCATAATGAAGATATACATACTAAAACAGCATCTCAGGTATTTAATGTTAGTATGGATGAGGTAACTAGTAAGCAAAGAAGTGATGCAAAGGCCGTGAACTTTGGAATCGTTTATGGAAAAAGTGATTTTGGATTATCAGAAGACTTACATATACCAGTAAAGCAAGCAAAAGAGTATATAGAAAATTACTTTAATAAATACAATAAGATAAAGGAATTTATGGATAATATTATAGATAATGCTAGTGATAGTGGATATGTTACAACAATATTGAATAGAAGAAGATATATACCAGAGATAAAATCTAGTAATTTTATGTTAAGAAATGCAGGAAAAAGAGCGGCGATGAATGCACCTATACAAGGGAGTGCAGCTGATATAATAAAGATAGCTATGATAAATGTATACAAAAAATTAGAGAAAAATAATTTAAAATCGAAGCTTATACTTCAAGTTCATGACGAACTTATAGTAGAAGCTATAGATAGCGAAATAGAAATAGTTAAAAAAATAGTTAAAGATGAAATGGAAAACGCAGTATGTTTAGATGTAAACTTAGATGTAGATTTAAATATAGGCGATTCTTGGTATGATACAAAGTAG
- the coaE gene encoding dephospho-CoA kinase (Dephospho-CoA kinase (CoaE) performs the final step in coenzyme A biosynthesis.) — protein MIILGLTGSIGCGKSSLSNILKDNNINIIDADLISRKIFEDKKLLALVFEHFGDSIKNKDGSLNRKALGNIVFNDDDNKLVELNNLTHPKIKEKVLKEIEKVKLYNKDIVVIDAPLLIEGGYLEIVDKVVVITCNEDIQIKRIQQRDNCSKEEALSRISSQMSQKDKVKYADYVLDNSGDLKELKEKTHEFLLYMKENWCG, from the coding sequence ATGATTATATTAGGATTAACAGGAAGCATAGGATGTGGAAAAAGTAGTCTATCTAATATATTAAAAGATAATAATATAAATATAATAGATGCAGATCTAATATCTAGAAAGATTTTTGAAGATAAAAAACTTTTAGCTTTAGTATTTGAACATTTTGGTGATAGTATAAAAAATAAAGATGGAAGTTTAAATAGAAAAGCTTTAGGAAATATAGTGTTTAATGATGATGATAATAAGCTTGTAGAGTTAAATAACTTAACACATCCTAAAATTAAGGAAAAAGTGCTAAAAGAAATAGAAAAAGTTAAATTATATAATAAAGATATAGTAGTAATAGATGCACCTTTATTAATAGAAGGTGGATATTTGGAAATAGTTGATAAAGTAGTAGTTATAACTTGCAATGAGGATATTCAAATAAAAAGAATTCAACAAAGGGATAATTGTAGTAAAGAAGAAGCTTTAAGTAGGATAAGCTCTCAAATGAGTCAAAAAGATAAAGTAAAGTATGCAGATTATGTACTAGACAATTCTGGGGACTTAAAAGAACTTAAAGAGAAAACACATGAATTTTTATTATATATGAAGGAGAACTGGTGTGGCTAA
- a CDS encoding lytic transglycosylase domain-containing protein translates to MAKKKIFFVLAIIIILFTSLLIEKDIINKILYPRKYSEYVEIYSEEFELDENLVYSVIKVESKFRKDAVSHKGAKGLMQISDITREWAKEEMNLGSIDIFDPETNIKIGCWYLNKLYKEFGRLDLVVAAYNGGSGNVNKWLNDYSYSKDGKSLDSIPFEETSMYVKKITKNYKMYNKLYSKEG, encoded by the coding sequence GTGGCTAAGAAAAAAATATTTTTTGTTTTAGCTATTATTATAATACTATTTACATCATTACTTATAGAAAAGGATATTATTAATAAAATATTATACCCTAGAAAGTATTCTGAATATGTTGAAATATATTCCGAGGAATTTGAATTAGATGAAAATTTAGTATATAGTGTTATTAAGGTTGAAAGCAAGTTTAGAAAAGATGCTGTATCTCATAAAGGCGCTAAAGGACTTATGCAAATAAGTGACATAACTAGAGAATGGGCAAAAGAAGAAATGAATTTAGGAAGTATAGATATATTTGACCCTGAGACCAATATAAAAATAGGTTGTTGGTATTTAAATAAGTTATATAAAGAATTTGGAAGATTAGATTTAGTTGTAGCAGCGTATAATGGAGGTTCAGGGAATGTTAATAAATGGCTAAATGATTATAGCTATAGTAAAGACGGAAAATCGTTAGATTCAATACCATTTGAAGAGACTTCAATGTATGTAAAGAAAATAACTAAGAATTATAAAATGTACAACAAGTTATATAGCAAGGAAGGTTAA